The genomic interval CTTACACAGTTGTGCATGATGCACCTCCAAGCTTTAAAAGGCAGGTACCCTATGTACTTGCGCTCATAAAGTTGTCAGAAGGCCCTGTAATTACTGCCCAGATAGTGGACTGTGATCCCGCAGATGTTGATATAGGGAAGAAGGTACATTCCGTTTTCAGGAAAATCAGGCAGGACGGGGACAGCGGTATAATAGAATATGGATATAAATTTGTATTAAATCTTTAATACACTATTTTACTATTTTGATTAAGTACATAGAGGCATTCTGTTCATTTTAAACTATATGGCTTCATAGATTCATATTTATATAGCAACCTTCTACGAGGTAATTTTTCATTCCTGAATTTTAAATTCCCCAAAGATTTTGTGTTATAAAAAATACTTTTAACCTTATTGTAATATGACAGGTATGAAAATGTTGATAGCACACACACCGGATCCGGATGACGCCTTTATGTTTTACGCCATGTTTGAGCATAAAATCAAGACATCATTTGAATATGACCAGGTAGTAAAAGATATAGAAACACTGAACAAGGAATCTGTAGATTTAAAGTACGACGTCACTGCAATATCTGCGAATGGATATATGCATGTTTCTGATAAATATGACCTGACAACTTCTGGAGCAAGTTTTGGTATAAGTTATGGGCCACAGGTAATAGCCAAAAAAAATATTGACCTGAAAGGAAAGACTATAGCAAGCCCAGGAAAATACACTTCCGCAGAATTGCTGTACAGGATGTTTGCACCGGAAGCAGGCACATTAAAAGAGATACGCTTTGATAAAATCGTAAACGCAATTATGGAAAATGAAGTAGATGCTGGAATACTTATACATGATGAACAGTTGACTTATCAGGATAAGGGGCTTGTACCTGTTCTGAACCTTTACGATGAATGGAAAAAATATGCAGGGGACCTCCCCATACCTTTAGGATTTAATGCAATACGCAAGGATATGCCCATAGAGGATAAACTGAAATACAAAGCGGACTTTGAAAATTCAATAAAATATGCATTTGAACACGAAACTGACGCGGTAAAATACGCAATGAAATATTCAAGATACGATGACTTTGAGCTTGAAAGAAAGTTTATTTTAATGTATGTAAATGAACTCTCGGTAGATTTCGGTGAAAAGGGCCGGAAGGCACTGGACCTCTATTATAAAAGGGCTGCAGAAAAAAATATAATTAAGCCATTTAAACCTACCATAGTTTAAATATATAAAATATATTTTTTATAAGAATCAAAAACTACAATATTTGTGATAAAAATATCACAACAAGGATTTTTTAATAACAATTAGTTAATTTGTGAATTAAATTAACTTTAAATATTATTTTGTAATCGCAAAATGATAAACATGTTCAACATATCATACCCGGTTTGGGATAGTGCAATGTTTGCTTACACTATATCCGCTCATATCTTGCTGGTATCGCTGAGTATGGGTCTGGCAATAACAGTAACTATAGCAGAATTCCTTGCACTGAAAAAGAAGGATAAATATTATGATACACTTGCATACAAACTTTCAAAGGCTCTTGTGATATTCTTTGCAGTAGGAACTGCTTCAGGAACTGTAATGGCTATGGAATTATTCCTCTTCTGGCCATCCTTTATGAAGCTGGTTGGAGAAGTGGCCATGGGGCCATTCTATGTCGAAGTTTTCTCTTTCCTGCTTGAGGCTATAGCCCTTCCAATGTATGTATATTTCTGGAAAGATTTCAAAAACAGGTGGGAACACTGGGGATTAAGCCTCGCAGTTACAATAGGCACATACCTATCCGCATTCACAGTTACTGAAATAAATGCATGGATGAATACGCCTAATGGATTTGACGTGGCTAAATTTGTTTCCTCAAATGGAACTGTAATAACAAATGTTAATCCATTTGCCCCATTTATCACAGCTTCGACGGCAGCGGAGGAACTACACATGTCAGGTGCTGTATACTACGCCGGTATAGCTATGATTCTTGGGTATCTTATATACAAATATTTGAAGACAACTAATATGTCTGAAAAAATGATCTACCGGAGAGGAATAAATATAACAGCAGTTTTCATGATTCTAGATATTATATATTTAGGAGCAACCGGTTCAAATGAACTTTCAACTTTAATGGTTATAGAACCTATAAAATACACAGCACTGGAACTTGACCTACATGCCACAATAGGGACATCATTCGCTACCATGGCACCGGAGCATATATTCGGAGTATTAATAAATCATAAGCTTGCATATGCTCCTTCATTTCCATATGCCCAGTCATTGCTGGCATTTCCTTTAACATTCGGCAAAGGGTCTATACCCGGGCTTATACCTCTAACAACATACAAGGGTGTTACAGATTACGGAGTATGGCCACCTTATGTAGTGCACGATACCCTTGACCTTATGGTAGGATTCGGTGTTTTAATGGGATTATACTGGCTCTATGTAGTGGTACAGTATTTCAGGAAGAAAGACCCGTTAAGCCACAGGTTTACACTCCTTGGTGGAATAGTTGTTGCAATAATGGGCGTATTTACCATGGAAGATGGGTGGTACACAGCCGAAGTTGGCAGAGTTCCATTCATAATAAAGTCACCTGTTCCTGGTGGTTTTGTTGTCGATGGTACCAAATATTACGGTACAATGACAATTGCTCATGCCGCCTCAACATCACCTCTTGTGTTCCCACTTGGAATTGCAATTATAATATTTTATCTTGCATTATTCCCATTAACGTTCTATTTCGCGGGAAAAGTAATGAAATTATCAAACGTGGACGAAGATCTTAAATTGGGTGAAGATGACATAAAAATGGAAGACGAAAGAAAGGCAAGGAAATCTGTTTCAGCAAAGGCAGGGATGAGGTGAAATAAATGGCAAACTTAATTTATGGCATAAATTTCGATGTACTATTTTTAATTGTGGTCATAGCATCCATGGTTACAATGTTTGCGACGGAATTAATGGCTGTAGTTCCAATAGCAACACGTTTCAAGGATAATAAAACAAGGGTAAATGTTCTATCCTATATTGTTCCTGTGTGGGAAGTTGTGGGTACATTTTTTGTTCTCTGGCTGGTAGATATGGAGAATGTTATACCTGTGCTGATGCCTTCAATTGCATACGCCCTATTCCCATTATTTGCAGTATTCATATTTTTCCTGGTGGTAAGAAACTCCTTTATTATATATGCAGAATTCGTATGGCATGAAAACAAATATTTTGATGAGAGAAAATTATATGCTGTATATTCGATAGCAACATTTATCATGGGAATAATGGCCTTGTCAGTACTTGCTGCCATAACCAGCGGGTATGGTGTGCATATTTACGGATTCGTTAAAGGTTCATCTACGAGCTATGCAAGTAGTTACACAAATTTTGGAGTTTTCTATTCACATCTTGGAGTTATAGGATTTATTATCGGTGCACTTATACTTGCAAATGGGATCGGAATGGTATTTTACAGGTTAACAGATATAAAAACAGCAATGGGGAAATACCTTCCATTAATACTGGTTATAATAGGCCTGGCAATATTCATGCCCTCTTATTATTCTATCAGTGCCAAGGATTATTCAGTCAATAATGCCTTTATAGTAATACCCATAGTGCTCGCCCTGGTAATACCTATACTGTATGCATTTAAGGGAACAACCCACCTTGCATCATATAAGCCGTTTATTGTTATTCTTACTATAATATCTATAACTTTCCTTGAACTGAAGGCTTACCCCTATGTATTCGGGAACGCCAATATGGTAGCAAATATACCCGCAGTTACTACAGATTCCGCTATGGAATACCTTGCTTTTATAATTTCTGTAGTAGGTGGAATATGGCTTGTACTTATGATGATATACTATGCATATGTATCCAATCATAGAATAGCCAGGCTAATACCTGAACACAAGCCAACTGCAAAAGCTCCAGAACCAAAACATTAGATAAAAATTTTATATACCTTTTTAAACTGTAGTTGTGAGGGGCTGTGGGGTAGCTTGGCATCCTACGGGCTTTGGGAGCCTGAGACTCCGATTCAAATTCGGGCAGCCCCATTTTTATTTAACAAAAGTGTATAGTTTTGCCGACATGATTTTAAAATACAATATCTGGAAGGCCTAGAACTTCCG from Ferroplasma acidiphilum carries:
- a CDS encoding menaquinone biosynthesis family protein, whose translation is MKMLIAHTPDPDDAFMFYAMFEHKIKTSFEYDQVVKDIETLNKESVDLKYDVTAISANGYMHVSDKYDLTTSGASFGISYGPQVIAKKNIDLKGKTIASPGKYTSAELLYRMFAPEAGTLKEIRFDKIVNAIMENEVDAGILIHDEQLTYQDKGLVPVLNLYDEWKKYAGDLPIPLGFNAIRKDMPIEDKLKYKADFENSIKYAFEHETDAVKYAMKYSRYDDFELERKFILMYVNELSVDFGEKGRKALDLYYKRAAEKNIIKPFKPTIV
- a CDS encoding Zn-ribbon domain-containing OB-fold protein, whose amino-acid sequence is MTELSRIWRETEYRYNLIGFKCKNCGNSYFPPRDVCPVCHRESIGKMEKVKFSGNGEVISYTVVHDAPPSFKRQVPYVLALIKLSEGPVITAQIVDCDPADVDIGKKVHSVFRKIRQDGDSGIIEYGYKFVLNL
- a CDS encoding cytochrome ubiquinol oxidase subunit I — its product is MFNISYPVWDSAMFAYTISAHILLVSLSMGLAITVTIAEFLALKKKDKYYDTLAYKLSKALVIFFAVGTASGTVMAMELFLFWPSFMKLVGEVAMGPFYVEVFSFLLEAIALPMYVYFWKDFKNRWEHWGLSLAVTIGTYLSAFTVTEINAWMNTPNGFDVAKFVSSNGTVITNVNPFAPFITASTAAEELHMSGAVYYAGIAMILGYLIYKYLKTTNMSEKMIYRRGINITAVFMILDIIYLGATGSNELSTLMVIEPIKYTALELDLHATIGTSFATMAPEHIFGVLINHKLAYAPSFPYAQSLLAFPLTFGKGSIPGLIPLTTYKGVTDYGVWPPYVVHDTLDLMVGFGVLMGLYWLYVVVQYFRKKDPLSHRFTLLGGIVVAIMGVFTMEDGWYTAEVGRVPFIIKSPVPGGFVVDGTKYYGTMTIAHAASTSPLVFPLGIAIIIFYLALFPLTFYFAGKVMKLSNVDEDLKLGEDDIKMEDERKARKSVSAKAGMR